One window of the Capnocytophaga haemolytica genome contains the following:
- a CDS encoding rhomboid family intramembrane serine protease, with protein MYSISQILPFLIIICNVVISMQGFSNGDFFNKYKFSVAGVQKGQYYRLITSGFLHADWQHLLFNMLTLYFFSDSLIAIIGGVNYLILYFLALVLGNALSLYFYRRQPYYTAVGASGAVVGILYSFILFEPQARILVFILPMPAYLFGIAYLLYSLYGMKAKSDNIGHSAHFGGAIAGFAFTLFIYPELWLIHRGTVLLLLIPIVLLFVLRKQL; from the coding sequence ATGTATTCCATTTCACAGATTTTACCTTTTCTTATTATTATCTGCAATGTCGTGATTTCGATGCAGGGTTTCTCCAACGGAGATTTCTTTAACAAGTACAAATTCTCGGTGGCTGGCGTACAGAAAGGGCAATATTATCGGCTGATAACCAGCGGATTCCTTCACGCCGACTGGCAGCATTTGCTTTTTAATATGCTTACACTTTATTTCTTCTCCGACAGCCTGATTGCGATCATCGGCGGAGTAAATTACCTGATTTTGTACTTCCTTGCCCTCGTCTTAGGCAACGCTCTTTCGCTGTATTTCTACAGGAGGCAACCTTATTATACGGCAGTGGGCGCCAGTGGTGCGGTAGTCGGCATTCTGTATTCATTCATCCTCTTCGAACCTCAGGCACGGATTCTCGTTTTTATCCTGCCTATGCCAGCCTATCTGTTCGGCATCGCCTATTTGCTTTACTCCCTCTACGGAATGAAAGCCAAGAGCGACAACATCGGCCATTCGGCGCACTTTGGCGGGGCGATAGCGGGCTTTGCGTTCACCTTATTTATATATCCAGAACTCTGGCTTATCCATCGCGGCACTGTATTGCTTTTGCTTATCCCCATCGTATTACTTTTTGTACTGCGGAAACAACTCTGA
- the rimM gene encoding ribosome maturation factor RimM (Essential for efficient processing of 16S rRNA) — protein sequence MTLKDCFFVGTIVSKFSFKGEVLVKLDSDDPEMYEQLESVFIAIGNNLVPFFVQKTSLHKSDLLRIKFEDVASEADAEALLRCKLYLPLSLLPKLTGNQFYYHEVIGFSVEDQRYGTVGKIKNIDENAHQALFVIEDPSQNEILIPVSDEFIVSVDRKTKKIVVNTPEGLIELYKA from the coding sequence ATGACGCTTAAAGATTGTTTTTTCGTAGGAACAATTGTGTCAAAGTTTAGTTTTAAAGGGGAAGTCTTAGTAAAATTAGACTCCGACGACCCCGAGATGTACGAACAATTGGAATCAGTTTTTATTGCTATAGGCAATAATCTGGTTCCTTTTTTCGTGCAAAAAACCTCTTTGCACAAATCTGACCTGTTGCGCATAAAATTCGAAGACGTAGCCTCAGAAGCCGACGCAGAAGCTCTATTGCGATGCAAGCTCTATCTGCCACTCTCATTACTGCCCAAACTCACAGGCAACCAATTCTATTATCACGAGGTGATAGGCTTTTCCGTAGAAGACCAACGCTACGGAACTGTAGGGAAGATAAAAAATATCGACGAAAACGCCCACCAAGCCCTATTTGTGATAGAAGACCCATCACAAAATGAGATACTCATCCCCGTGAGCGACGAATTTATAGTTTCTGTGGATAGAAAAACCAAAAAAATCGTAGTGAACACACCAGAAGGTTTGATAGAACTTTACAAAGCATAA
- a CDS encoding metallophosphoesterase, whose product MIQVFFIIICVVYLGITLYASQILSVFSFPKYAKYIFFLVSLLILALTIYFWYNRNKSTWEGYRQYALAALATWLIVCTVISLFLFLEDVFRIGKALTNHNYSIKQLPSRRRFISLIGLGIAAIPFSSILYGIFKWKYNYKVWKYTLYFENLPKSFDGYKITQISDIHCGSFDNYEKIRYGIDFINAQQSDVIFFTGDLVNNWASELDLWKNLFKKLLAKDGVYSILGNHDYGDYYDWDSQEEKKQNLQTIIDTQRNELGWDLLLNEHRHLEKNGDKIAIIGVQNWGRGRFSKYGDLDKAMEDVSDDEFKILLSHDPSHFEDIVLPENKNIQLTLSGHTHGMQCGIEIPNFIKWSPAQWVYKYWGGMYKEGDKYLNVNRGFGYHALPARIGMPPEITVIELRCKS is encoded by the coding sequence ATGATTCAAGTTTTTTTTATCATAATTTGTGTTGTATATCTTGGGATTACTTTATATGCAAGTCAAATATTATCGGTTTTTTCCTTCCCTAAATACGCTAAATATATTTTCTTTTTGGTCAGCTTACTTATTTTGGCGCTCACGATTTATTTTTGGTATAATCGAAATAAATCAACTTGGGAGGGATACCGGCAATATGCTTTGGCTGCGCTTGCTACGTGGTTAATTGTCTGCACAGTAATTAGCTTGTTCTTATTTTTAGAAGATGTGTTCCGTATCGGAAAGGCATTGACTAATCACAATTATAGCATAAAGCAATTGCCTTCACGTCGCAGATTTATAAGCCTGATTGGTTTGGGTATTGCGGCAATTCCTTTTAGTTCTATTTTGTATGGAATTTTTAAATGGAAATACAATTATAAGGTGTGGAAATATACCCTCTATTTTGAAAATCTTCCGAAATCATTTGATGGCTATAAGATCACTCAGATTTCAGATATTCACTGTGGGAGCTTTGATAATTACGAGAAGATTCGCTACGGCATCGATTTTATTAATGCCCAGCAAAGTGACGTGATATTTTTTACGGGCGATCTGGTGAATAACTGGGCGTCAGAGCTCGATCTTTGGAAAAATTTATTTAAAAAACTTTTAGCTAAGGACGGCGTCTATTCAATTTTAGGCAATCACGATTATGGAGATTACTACGATTGGGATTCTCAAGAGGAGAAAAAACAGAACTTACAAACAATTATTGACACGCAGCGTAATGAACTTGGCTGGGACTTGCTTTTAAACGAGCACAGGCATTTGGAAAAAAATGGAGATAAAATTGCCATTATCGGAGTTCAAAACTGGGGGCGAGGGCGTTTCTCTAAATACGGCGATCTCGATAAGGCGATGGAGGATGTTTCTGACGATGAATTTAAGATCCTGCTGAGTCACGACCCTTCTCATTTTGAGGATATCGTCCTCCCTGAAAATAAAAATATTCAGCTTACTTTAAGCGGACATACCCATGGAATGCAGTGCGGCATTGAAATTCCAAATTTTATTAAATGGAGCCCTGCGCAGTGGGTCTACAAGTATTGGGGAGGTATGTATAAAGAAGGTGATAAATACTTGAACGTCAATAGAGGTTTTGGATATCACGCACTTCCAGCGCGCATTGGGATGCCCCCAGAAATAACGGTGATAGAGCTGCGCTGTAAAAGCTAA
- a CDS encoding lysophospholipid acyltransferase family protein encodes MKILSYPLSVLHYLIFGSLLLIFHPLQWIAIHCFGHRTHKAIVDFLTLVLTRVLLLTGNLVIFRKKVAIPKDAPLIFVANHQSIYDIPPLIWYLRAHSVRFVGKKELGGGIPSITINLRHNGSVLIDRKRPQDAVPQLEAFGKDLEAKCEAGLIFPEGTRSRNGVPKPFKTKGLESILKYMPNGYIVPVTINNSWKILRYGQFPLGIFNRVTFTTHAPIKIDPNAIEEQMAAVEAIVKSEIILPNRD; translated from the coding sequence ATGAAGATACTTTCCTATCCACTGAGCGTGCTACACTATCTTATCTTTGGTAGTTTATTACTTATATTTCACCCGTTGCAATGGATTGCTATTCATTGCTTTGGGCATAGAACGCACAAGGCTATTGTCGATTTTTTAACATTAGTGCTCACGCGTGTGTTGCTGCTTACGGGCAACTTGGTGATTTTTAGAAAAAAGGTAGCAATACCAAAAGATGCACCGTTGATTTTTGTGGCTAACCACCAGAGTATCTATGACATACCGCCACTTATCTGGTATTTGCGCGCGCACAGCGTTCGCTTTGTGGGCAAAAAGGAATTGGGCGGGGGGATACCAAGCATCACGATTAATTTAAGGCATAATGGCTCGGTGCTAATCGATCGCAAACGCCCTCAGGACGCGGTACCGCAACTCGAGGCTTTTGGCAAGGATCTGGAGGCTAAGTGCGAGGCTGGATTGATATTCCCCGAGGGGACGCGCAGCCGCAATGGGGTTCCTAAACCTTTTAAAACCAAAGGTTTGGAGAGCATCTTAAAGTATATGCCTAATGGTTACATCGTGCCTGTTACCATCAACAATTCTTGGAAGATTTTGCGCTACGGACAGTTTCCGCTTGGGATTTTTAACCGAGTAACATTCACCACACACGCGCCTATCAAGATTGATCCTAATGCAATAGAGGAGCAAATGGCAGCGGTAGAAGCGATCGTGAAATCGGAGATTATCTTACCGAATCGAGATTAA
- a CDS encoding rhodanese-like domain-containing protein, which translates to MRKHIPIESYSPVSGQVLIDVRTPEEFAQGHIEGAVNINFFDPDFVSLFRDEVPKEMAFYIYCKSGGRSSKAVALLEGLGYEGAIHLDGGFDRWVCFH; encoded by the coding sequence ATGCGTAAACATATTCCTATTGAAAGCTATAGCCCTGTGTCGGGACAGGTGCTCATTGACGTCCGTACGCCTGAGGAGTTCGCCCAAGGGCATATCGAGGGGGCTGTGAATATCAATTTCTTTGACCCTGACTTTGTGTCGCTTTTCAGAGACGAAGTGCCTAAGGAGATGGCGTTTTATATTTATTGTAAGAGCGGCGGGCGCAGTAGTAAGGCTGTCGCATTGTTGGAAGGCTTGGGTTACGAGGGAGCTATTCACTTGGATGGTGGTTTTGATCGTTGGGTGTGCTTTCATTAA
- a CDS encoding SIMPL domain-containing protein, protein MKNYIVLFSLVSTMAAAQNTIPTVSVTGEGSIFVTPDIVNISISINNEGANAKDLKQKNGEAVAKVLQVLSAQLPLENFQTDLVSLQKIYNYDTKTYKYEISQGIRIKLDDLTKYESLMETIFEAGVNQINSVTFDVKNREKLLQDARMAAVEDARKKALLYAVSLDQNIGKAISISEFSTSSPILPDYGTLGMAELKSSSARNTLAVGKIAIEAQINVSFELLKNK, encoded by the coding sequence ATGAAGAATTATATCGTATTATTTTCCTTAGTCTCGACAATGGCAGCTGCCCAAAATACCATTCCGACAGTGAGCGTCACTGGCGAAGGAAGCATTTTTGTCACACCCGACATTGTCAATATTTCGATTAGCATCAACAACGAAGGCGCTAACGCCAAAGACCTCAAGCAGAAGAACGGCGAGGCAGTAGCTAAGGTGCTGCAAGTGCTCAGCGCTCAATTGCCTTTGGAGAATTTCCAAACGGACCTAGTGTCGCTTCAGAAAATTTATAACTACGACACGAAGACTTACAAGTACGAAATCTCGCAAGGAATTCGCATCAAGCTCGACGATCTCACTAAATATGAATCGCTGATGGAGACAATCTTCGAGGCAGGAGTAAATCAGATTAATAGCGTGACCTTCGACGTTAAGAACCGCGAGAAATTACTTCAAGACGCTCGTATGGCAGCCGTCGAGGATGCGCGCAAAAAGGCGCTTCTCTACGCGGTAAGTCTCGACCAGAATATCGGTAAAGCTATTAGTATCAGTGAATTCAGCACTTCGTCTCCTATTTTGCCAGACTACGGCACACTTGGAATGGCTGAGCTAAAATCTTCCTCTGCTAGAAATACATTGGCGGTGGGTAAAATCGCTATCGAAGCACAGATCAACGTTAGTTTCGAACTATTAAAAAATAAGTAA
- a CDS encoding acetyl-CoA hydrolase/transferase family protein encodes MAKYVSADEALKVVKSNDYIYVQGATATPTHLLDALARRANELSNVRIAHILTMGDEAVAHPELRESFFIDSLFFSKNMKHVLHEHNGSYTPIFLSDIPLLFDRHHIKVDVALLHVSPPDKFGYCSMGISVEAAKAAARNATYVIAQINPLMPCTYGDAMLHIDEVDYLVEYEAPIYTLPCTEPSAVEKQIGKHIAALIEDGSTLQLGIGNIPNATVAEMGHLKNLGVHTELLTEGVVELVEKGVINGSEKKVDKGKIVTSFIMGTRRLYDFVDKNPMVVANEIFYTNEVSIIRQNPKMISINSAIEVDLSGQVCADSIGTSIYSGFGGQVDFVRGAALSEGGKSIIAFSSQTSRGESKIVPFLKQGAGVVTTRAHVQYVATEYGVAELFGKNLHDRAKSLIAIAHPDHQEMLERAFYKIKSEW; translated from the coding sequence ATGGCTAAATACGTAAGTGCTGATGAGGCATTGAAAGTAGTAAAAAGTAATGATTATATCTATGTGCAAGGGGCTACAGCTACCCCCACACACTTGTTAGATGCATTGGCAAGGCGAGCAAATGAGCTGAGTAATGTAAGGATAGCGCATATCCTTACAATGGGCGATGAGGCTGTAGCACATCCTGAGTTGAGAGAGAGTTTCTTTATCGATTCGCTCTTCTTCTCTAAGAATATGAAGCACGTGCTTCACGAACACAATGGCTCATATACGCCTATTTTTTTAAGTGATATACCATTGTTGTTCGACCGTCATCACATTAAGGTAGATGTGGCACTGCTACACGTTTCACCCCCTGATAAGTTTGGCTACTGCTCAATGGGGATTAGTGTCGAAGCAGCTAAGGCAGCTGCGCGCAACGCTACCTATGTGATTGCACAGATAAACCCGCTGATGCCTTGTACTTATGGAGATGCAATGCTACACATAGATGAGGTTGATTATTTAGTGGAATATGAAGCTCCTATATATACACTTCCCTGTACAGAACCAAGTGCTGTTGAGAAACAGATAGGAAAACATATTGCAGCACTGATTGAAGATGGAAGTACACTCCAACTTGGTATTGGCAATATTCCTAATGCCACTGTAGCAGAGATGGGGCATTTAAAGAATTTAGGAGTGCATACCGAATTGCTCACAGAGGGAGTAGTAGAACTGGTGGAGAAAGGAGTTATAAATGGTAGTGAGAAGAAAGTTGATAAAGGCAAAATAGTTACCTCATTCATTATGGGAACAAGGCGCTTGTATGATTTTGTTGATAAGAACCCAATGGTGGTAGCTAATGAAATCTTCTATACGAATGAAGTGTCAATCATTAGGCAGAATCCTAAGATGATTTCAATCAATTCAGCTATTGAGGTTGATCTTTCAGGGCAGGTATGCGCCGATTCTATTGGGACGAGCATTTATTCAGGTTTTGGAGGGCAAGTTGATTTTGTACGAGGGGCTGCGCTGAGCGAGGGCGGCAAATCCATTATTGCATTTTCTTCACAAACAAGTAGAGGAGAGAGCAAGATTGTGCCTTTCTTAAAGCAAGGTGCAGGTGTGGTAACTACCAGAGCCCACGTGCAATATGTGGCGACCGAGTACGGCGTGGCGGAACTCTTTGGTAAGAATCTACACGATCGTGCTAAATCGCTGATCGCCATCGCTCATCCAGATCATCAGGAGATGTTAGAAAGAGCCTTTTATAAAATAAAAAGTGAATGGTAG
- a CDS encoding DUF6261 family protein has product MKEHKLISVNYTRLRNAEFGQFFTRLFQDLEKSEINLEEDESLKEMFETLKQRLPNYDKSLEQTRGKEESKKIVALDKVRDNAVQALRDSIRPYKRNQDETYKSSYDTIYGVLEKYKGLEKENYEEESKDIDILLTILRNSDNKAHVDKLRIKYFIDELEKANKSFNETFAHRSFKTLQADNQNIKLVRKEIAELYNTLSNYVLSMAKVKKTELFIKLLDVINNSRKYYADLIARR; this is encoded by the coding sequence ATGAAAGAGCACAAATTAATATCTGTAAATTATACGCGCTTGCGTAATGCAGAATTTGGTCAGTTCTTCACTCGCTTATTTCAGGATTTAGAGAAATCTGAAATAAACTTAGAAGAAGATGAGAGCTTAAAGGAAATGTTTGAAACTTTAAAGCAGCGATTGCCCAACTATGATAAAAGTTTGGAGCAGACCCGCGGCAAAGAAGAATCAAAGAAAATTGTAGCGTTGGACAAGGTGCGCGATAATGCGGTGCAAGCGCTCCGCGATAGCATTCGCCCTTATAAACGAAATCAGGACGAAACCTATAAAAGTTCATACGATACAATTTACGGGGTTCTGGAAAAATATAAGGGACTCGAAAAAGAAAACTATGAGGAAGAGAGTAAAGATATCGATATTCTCCTCACTATACTTCGTAACAGCGATAATAAAGCTCACGTGGATAAATTGCGCATCAAGTATTTTATTGACGAGCTGGAGAAAGCTAACAAGTCATTCAATGAAACTTTTGCGCATCGCTCCTTCAAAACTTTGCAGGCAGATAATCAGAATATAAAATTAGTTCGCAAAGAAATTGCGGAGCTTTACAATACTTTATCTAACTATGTGCTATCGATGGCTAAGGTAAAGAAAACGGAGCTGTTCATAAAATTATTGGATGTTATCAATAATAGTCGAAAATATTATGCTGATTTGATAGCACGTAGGTAA
- the cdd gene encoding cytidine deaminase has product MKAERQLSIKYTVYESLEELPKEAKELMEVAIQTRKKAYSPYSKFKVGAAVLLENGQIFVGSNQENAAYPSGLCAERVAIYQASTQCPSEKIKMICVSGSAELPTKYPVSPCGACRQSLSEYETKQQQPICVYFMGAEGAIVQTDSIKDLLPFLFDGSLL; this is encoded by the coding sequence ATGAAAGCAGAGCGTCAGTTATCAATAAAATATACTGTATACGAATCGCTGGAAGAGTTACCAAAAGAAGCTAAGGAGCTGATGGAGGTAGCAATCCAAACGCGAAAAAAGGCGTACTCCCCTTATTCTAAATTTAAAGTGGGTGCTGCCGTCTTGCTTGAAAACGGACAGATTTTCGTCGGATCCAACCAAGAAAATGCCGCCTATCCTTCAGGCTTATGCGCTGAACGTGTGGCGATCTATCAGGCATCTACACAGTGCCCGTCGGAGAAAATAAAAATGATCTGCGTAAGTGGATCAGCTGAGCTCCCTACAAAATATCCTGTTTCACCTTGTGGAGCTTGTCGGCAATCTTTATCCGAATATGAAACCAAACAGCAGCAGCCTATCTGCGTTTATTTTATGGGTGCTGAAGGTGCGATTGTCCAAACCGATTCTATAAAAGATCTGCTTCCATTTCTTTTTGATGGAAGTTTGCTATAA
- a CDS encoding FeoB-associated Cys-rich membrane protein — protein MDAQSIIAYVLVAIAALYLIKILFFKKKSKKGCGGGPDCKCGG, from the coding sequence ATGGACGCACAAAGTATTATCGCTTACGTACTTGTAGCCATCGCCGCGCTCTACCTCATCAAGATTCTTTTTTTTAAGAAGAAGAGCAAGAAAGGCTGCGGAGGCGGTCCTGACTGCAAATGTGGTGGATAA
- a CDS encoding lysophospholipid acyltransferase family protein: MDLIIYIIAFPLIWILSRLPFRVFYWVSDFFYLIIYKLLKFRVKVVRKNLSIAFPFKSKDELLEIEKKFYRHFCDTFLEMVKSYGMDEKEMKKRMIYTNLEVLKKYENENRSILFMCGHYASYEWLLSLAYYLKHKSYALYTPLSNKYFDKLVQKIRMKHHSYLLPRYTAHREMKKHKDNHDVCCYGFASDQIPNNRKNYMRAFLGLRTPVFTGAERLGKQLNTVIVFAKIEKIKRGYYHTTFEVLAENPNEFVDYQITDYFFERLNQLIYAQPEFYLWTHNRFKRDH; the protein is encoded by the coding sequence ATGGATTTAATTATTTACATCATAGCATTTCCACTGATATGGATCCTCTCCCGATTGCCCTTCCGCGTTTTTTATTGGGTATCGGATTTCTTTTATTTGATTATCTACAAATTATTAAAATTCAGAGTAAAAGTAGTTAGAAAGAACCTATCGATTGCATTTCCGTTTAAAAGTAAAGATGAATTACTTGAGATTGAGAAAAAATTCTATCGACACTTTTGCGATACCTTCTTAGAAATGGTAAAATCTTATGGAATGGATGAGAAAGAGATGAAAAAAAGGATGATTTATACCAATCTGGAAGTGCTTAAGAAGTATGAAAACGAAAATCGGAGTATTTTATTTATGTGTGGGCATTACGCCAGCTACGAATGGCTCCTTTCACTTGCCTACTATTTAAAACACAAATCATACGCACTGTATACGCCGCTGAGCAATAAATATTTTGATAAGCTGGTGCAAAAAATTCGTATGAAACACCATAGTTATTTGCTGCCGCGCTACACCGCCCATCGGGAGATGAAAAAACATAAAGACAACCACGATGTGTGTTGCTATGGCTTCGCCTCCGATCAAATTCCTAACAATCGAAAAAATTATATGCGAGCGTTTTTGGGGCTGCGCACCCCCGTTTTTACAGGAGCCGAGCGCCTTGGAAAACAACTCAATACCGTAATTGTTTTTGCTAAGATTGAAAAAATAAAACGTGGATATTACCATACGACCTTCGAAGTTTTGGCAGAAAATCCCAATGAATTTGTCGACTACCAAATCACCGATTATTTTTTCGAGCGGCTAAATCAACTCATATACGCGCAACCTGAGTTTTACCTCTGGACGCACAATCGGTTTAAGCGCGACCACTGA
- a CDS encoding copper homeostasis protein CutC — MIYEICASSFESAKNAQIAGARRIELCSELGVGGITPSFGLIKKIQDELTIENCVLIRPRSGDFTYSDEEFDVMLRDIKLCGELGCKGVVTGVLNNDNTIDVERTKALKEAAKGMEFIYHRAFDCAPDALQALEILKKLGVDRVLTSGGKKSAIEGLPILKSLLKNAENAITIMPGGGINPQSILQIKESGFTDVHFSATVFEKLKSTMPFSFKTESFLDETVRPISNVEVIKKIMNSK; from the coding sequence ATGATTTACGAAATATGTGCTAGCTCATTCGAGTCGGCTAAGAATGCGCAAATAGCAGGCGCGAGACGTATAGAACTATGCAGCGAACTTGGTGTGGGAGGTATTACCCCGAGTTTTGGATTAATTAAGAAGATTCAAGATGAATTAACGATAGAAAATTGTGTGTTGATACGCCCAAGAAGTGGAGATTTCACGTATAGCGATGAAGAATTTGATGTAATGTTGCGAGACATCAAATTGTGTGGTGAATTGGGTTGTAAGGGAGTAGTTACAGGTGTTTTAAATAACGATAATACTATTGATGTTGAGCGTACAAAAGCGCTAAAAGAGGCAGCGAAAGGTATGGAATTTATATATCATCGTGCTTTTGATTGTGCTCCTGATGCTTTGCAGGCGCTTGAAATTCTTAAAAAATTGGGTGTCGATAGAGTGCTGACCTCGGGCGGAAAAAAATCTGCTATCGAAGGACTTCCAATTCTTAAAAGCTTATTAAAAAATGCAGAAAATGCGATTACGATTATGCCAGGCGGAGGCATCAATCCACAGTCTATTTTACAGATTAAGGAAAGCGGATTTACCGACGTACATTTTTCAGCTACGGTGTTTGAAAAATTAAAATCGACGATGCCTTTCTCTTTTAAGACTGAATCGTTTTTGGACGAGACAGTACGCCCCATTTCTAATGTAGAAGTGATTAAAAAAATAATGAATAGTAAATAA
- a CDS encoding BrxA/BrxB family bacilliredoxin, protein MYPPDLVKPMIEELTSVGFEELKTAEAVQEAMKRPGTTLVVVNSVCGCAARNARPAVLFSLENAKKPDYLTTVFAGVDREATEEARQFMLPFPPSSPSIALFKDGELVHMLERHHIEGRFAETIADNLKQAYNDFC, encoded by the coding sequence ATGTATCCACCAGATTTGGTTAAACCTATGATAGAAGAGTTGACTTCTGTCGGCTTTGAAGAATTAAAGACTGCTGAGGCGGTACAAGAAGCAATGAAACGTCCTGGCACCACTTTGGTAGTAGTGAACTCAGTGTGTGGTTGTGCAGCACGCAATGCGCGTCCTGCGGTGCTTTTTAGCCTTGAAAACGCTAAGAAACCTGACTATCTCACTACTGTATTTGCAGGAGTAGACCGTGAAGCTACTGAGGAAGCACGCCAATTTATGTTGCCCTTTCCGCCTTCTTCACCAAGTATTGCCCTCTTTAAAGATGGTGAATTAGTTCATATGCTTGAGCGACACCACATTGAGGGGCGTTTTGCTGAGACTATCGCCGATAACTTAAAGCAGGCTTATAACGACTTTTGCTAA
- a CDS encoding 30S ribosomal protein S16 — MPVKIRLQRHGKKGKPFYWIVAADSRAKRDGKFLEKLGTYNPVSNPAQIEINVDASIKWLKNGAQPSDTARRILSYKGVLLKYHLLGGVAKGALTEEQAEAKFQAWLEQKEGKLSSKTQQLAKAKEEARIKALAAEKETAEKRKLAAQAAPEEPVAEQAEEAPAQETNETEA; from the coding sequence ATGCCAGTAAAAATCAGATTACAAAGACACGGTAAAAAGGGAAAACCTTTCTACTGGATCGTCGCTGCTGACTCTCGTGCTAAGAGAGACGGTAAATTCTTAGAAAAATTAGGGACTTACAACCCAGTAAGCAACCCCGCACAAATTGAGATTAATGTCGATGCTTCGATCAAGTGGCTCAAAAACGGTGCACAACCCAGCGATACAGCACGTCGTATCCTTTCTTACAAAGGAGTACTCTTGAAGTACCACTTGCTCGGAGGTGTTGCTAAAGGAGCACTCACAGAAGAGCAAGCAGAGGCTAAATTCCAAGCGTGGTTAGAGCAAAAAGAAGGCAAGCTCAGCTCAAAAACACAGCAACTTGCCAAAGCAAAAGAAGAGGCGCGCATAAAAGCGTTAGCAGCTGAGAAGGAAACCGCCGAAAAGCGCAAACTCGCAGCACAAGCCGCACCAGAGGAGCCCGTAGCTGAACAAGCTGAAGAAGCTCCCGCACAGGAAACTAACGAAACTGAGGCATAA